In Corylus avellana chromosome ca2, CavTom2PMs-1.0, the following proteins share a genomic window:
- the LOC132169030 gene encoding receptor-like protein CLAVATA2, whose product HPGDRASLLAFKTRVDRPNQSLSSWVGSNCTIWTGLTCENRTGRVVSISLTNMNLSGQLHPNLCSLSFLEYMNLSHNNFSCPIPSCFGNLTRLKALDLSHNRFLGVVPDNLMMLRNLKELVLSGNQDLVGLVPLWLGNFSTNLEKIDLSFNSFRGEIPESLLYLKSLKHLDLGNNYLSGYLHDFRQSLIVLNLGSNRFSGTLPCLSASTQSLNILNIANNSIVGGIPTCIASLRALTHLNLSSNHLNYEISPRLVFSEKLLVLDFSNNDLSGPLPRKIAETTEKSGLVLLDLSHNRFSREIPLRITELKSLQALFLSHNLLTGEIPARIGNLTYLQVIDLSHNLLSGSIPLNIVGCFQLLALILNNNNLSGEIHPELDALDSLKILDVSNNMISGEIPLTLAGCKSLEFVDFSSNNLSGILNDAITRWSNLRFLSLAQNKFNGNLPNWLFTFEAIQTVDFSGNKFSGFIADGNFNISLNFNNGDIGRVPREPIFIMPNVNIKVSVVISDSNESSFNYHLYSKVGIDLSNNLLHGEIPEGLFGLQGLEYLNLSHNFLDGQVPGLEKMRSLKALDLSHNSLSGQVPGNISSLQDLTLLNLSYNCFSGFVPKKQGYWRFQGAFAGNPDLCVENSSGRCDSASLPAAPGKTFQDAMVEGPISVWVFCLSFFVSFYFGVVGLFCSARTRNYILHTKV is encoded by the coding sequence TTGAATACATGAATTTGTCCCACAACAACTTTAGCTGCCCAATCCCATcatgttttggtaatttaactAGACTCAAAGCCCTTGATCTTAGTCACAATAGGTTTCTTGGTGTTGTGCCTGACAATCTCATGATGCTTAGGAATTTGAAAGAACTTGTTTTGAGTGGGAACCAAGATTTGGTAGGACTTGTTCCTTTGTGGCTTGGTAATTTCTcaacaaatttggaaaaaatcgACCTGAGTTTCAACTCTTTTAGAGGGGAAATTCCCGAGAGCTTGTTGTATTTGAAATCTTTAAAGCATTTGGATCTTGGGAACAATTATTTATCAGGTTATCTTCACGATTTCCGCCAATCTTTGATTGTGCTGAATCTTGGATCCAATCGGTTTTCGGGTACTTTGCCTTGTCTTTCTGCTTCTACTCAGTCCCTCAATATTTTGAATATAGCTAACAATTCCATCGTTGGAGGAATACCCACATGTATTGCTTCACTTCGAGCTTTGACACATCTGAACCTATCATCCAATCACTTAAACTATGAGATATCTCCTAGACTTGTGTTTTCGGAGAAGCTTCTTGTGTTGGATTTCAGTAACAATGATTTGTCGGGTCCTCTACCACGCAAGATTGCAGAGACGACTGAGAAATCAGGACTTGTTCTTCTTGACTTATCTCACAATCGCTTCTCGAGAGAAATTCCATTGAGGATAACGGAACTGAAAAGCTTGCAGGCATTGTTTCTTTCACACAATCTTCTTACTGGGGAAATTCCTGCAAGGATAGGAAATTTGACTTATCTCCAAGTGATTGATCTCTCACACAATCTTTTATCGGGTTCAATTCCTTTAAACATTGTTGGGTGCTTTCAGCTACTTGCATTgatactcaataataacaatcTTTCTGGTGAAATTCATCCGGAGCTTGATGCGTTGGATAGCTTGAAGATACTAGATGTTAGCAACAACATGATTTCTGGTGAGATCCCACTAACTTTGGCAGGATGTAAATCTCTGGAGTTTGTAGATTTTAGCTCCAACAATCTCTCTGGAATCTTGAATGATGCGATAACCAGATGGTCAAACCTAAGGTTTCTCTCCTTGGCTCAGaacaaatttaatggaaatCTACCCAATTGGCTCTTTACCTTCGAAGCAATCCAGACAGTAGATTTCTCAGGCAACAAATTCTCTGGCTTCATAGCGGATGGTAACTTCAAcattagtttaaactttaacAATGGAGACATTGGTAGAGTGCCTAGAGAGCCAATATTTATAATGCCTAATgtgaacatcaaagtttcagtGGTCATCTCTGACAGCAATGAATCAAGCTTCAATTACCATCTATATTCAAAAGTTGGAATTGATTTATCCAACAATTTGTTACATGGAGAGATTCCAGAGGGTCTATTTGGGCTACAGGGCCTGGAATACCTGAATTTGTCACACAATTTTCTTGATGGTCAAGTTCCAGGTTTAGAGAAGATGCGCAGCTTAAAGGCCTTGGATTTGTCGCATAATTCTTTATCAGGTCAGGTCCCAGGAAACATTTCCAGTCTTCAAGATCTGACCCTTTTGAACTTGTCTTATAATTGTTTCTCCGGATTTGTTCCCAAGAAACAAGGGTATTGGAGGTTTCAAGGTGCATTTGCTGGAAATCCCGACTTGTGCGTGGAGAACTCCAGTGGAAGGTGCGACTCCGCGAGCCTTCCAGCAGCCCCTGGGAAGACATTTCAGGATGCAATGGTGGAAGGGCCGATTTCTGTTTGGGTGTTCTGTCTAAGCTTTTTTGTTAGTTTCTACTTTGGTGTTGTTGGTCTCTTCTGTTCAGCTCGAACAAGAAATTACATTCTCCATACTAAAGTTTAA